Proteins from one Rosa chinensis cultivar Old Blush chromosome 7, RchiOBHm-V2, whole genome shotgun sequence genomic window:
- the LOC112177128 gene encoding isoflavone reductase homolog — translation MANAKSNLKVLVVGGTGYIGRRIVSASLAQGYPTYVLQRPATEIGLDIEKLQMLLSFKKQGAHLVEGSFSDIQSLVDAVKQVDVVICTMSGVHFRSHNLLLQLKLVEAIKQAGNVKRFLPSEFGLDPARMGHGLEPGRVTFDEKMVVRKAIEDANIPFTYVCGAGFAGYFAGNLSQMGTLVPPKDKVLIYGDGNTKVSFMDEDDIGSYTIKTIDDPRTCNKTLYLLPPENLLTQRQLVDIWENLVGKKLEKISLSKEDLLASMKGMDYAGQVGVGHFYHIFYEGSLTNFEIEEEGEEASKLYPEVKYTRMDEYLKIYA, via the exons ATGGCAAATGCAAAGAGCAACCTTAAGGTTCTTGTGGTAGGTGGTACTGGATATATTGGGAGAAGGATTGTTAGTGCAAGCCTAGCACAAGGCTACCCGACTTATGTCCTTCAAAGGCCGGCAACGGAGATTGGCCTCGATATTGAGAAACTACAAATGCTCTTGTCGTTTAAGAAGCAAGGGGCTCATCTCGTGGAGGGTTCGTTTTCTGATATCCAAAGCCTTGTCGATGCCGTGAAACAAGTTGACGTTGTCATTTGCACCATGTCGGGGGTGCATTTCCGGAGTCACAACCTTTTGTTGCAGCTCAAGCTTGTTGAAGCCATTAAACAAGCTGGAAATGTTAAG CGCTTCTTGCCATCAGAGTTTGGTTTGGACCCGGCGCGTATGGGACATGGACTTGAACCAGGAAGAGTAACATTTGATGAGAAAATGGTGGTGAGAAAGGCAATAGAAGACGCCAACATCCCCTTCACTTATGTGTGTGGTGCTGGCTTCGCCGGTTATTTTGCGGGCAATCTCTCTCAGATGGGAACACTTGTTCCTCCGAAGGACAAAGTCCTTATTTATGGAGATGGCAACACTAAAG TATCTTTCATGGACGAAGATGACATTGGAAGCTATACAATCAAGACAATAGATGATCCGCGAACTTGCAACAAAACATTGTATCTTCTTCCGCCCGAAAACCTACTCACTCAAAGACAATTGGTGGACATTTGGGAAAATCTTGTTGGAAAGAAACTAGAGAAAATTTCCCTTTCTAAAGAAGACCTCCTTGCCTCTATGAAAG GTATGGACTATGCAGGCCAGGTCGGGGTGGGGCATTTCTATCACATTTTCTATGAAGGCTCTTTGACAAACTTCGAAATAGAGGAGGAAGGAGAAGAAGCTTCAAAGCTTTATCCAGAAGTGAAATACACCCGCATGGATGAATACTTGAAAATTTATGCATAA